The proteins below are encoded in one region of Microbacterium pygmaeum:
- a CDS encoding NAD-dependent epimerase/dehydratase family protein, whose translation MTRRLIVTGVDGFVGRHLARLGADAGFEVFGVSRTKSPDRSLGANLSGYASADLRERWPADAPSDAVVVHLAGLAAVGASFDRPQDYLAGNSAMITTMCEARLAQRATGRVVGVSTGAVYANDGQRVATSENDDVAFSSPYVVSKVLVENQFAYYRARGLNSVIARPFNHIGPGQGPGFLVPDLLRQLRDLGSGQPLHVGNLSTARDYTDVRDVARAYLALAAADHLPHTLYNVASGVARTGRELLSKLCDAVGIPVPPLEVDASRIRAADPARIVGDATRLRDDLGWAPRIPFSQTIADTIDD comes from the coding sequence ATGACACGTCGACTGATCGTCACCGGCGTCGACGGCTTCGTCGGTCGCCACCTCGCGCGGCTCGGCGCCGACGCCGGCTTTGAAGTCTTCGGCGTCTCGCGAACGAAGTCTCCCGACAGATCACTCGGCGCGAACCTGAGCGGGTATGCGAGCGCCGATCTGCGTGAGCGATGGCCCGCGGATGCCCCAAGCGATGCTGTCGTCGTACATCTCGCGGGTCTCGCTGCAGTGGGAGCATCCTTCGACCGCCCTCAGGACTACCTCGCGGGCAATAGCGCGATGATCACGACGATGTGCGAGGCCCGGCTTGCGCAGCGAGCAACCGGTCGGGTCGTGGGAGTCAGCACGGGGGCGGTGTATGCCAACGACGGCCAGCGTGTCGCGACGAGCGAGAACGACGACGTCGCCTTCAGCTCGCCGTACGTCGTGAGCAAAGTCCTCGTCGAGAATCAGTTCGCCTACTACCGAGCGCGCGGGCTGAACAGCGTGATCGCCCGTCCCTTCAATCACATTGGACCTGGTCAGGGACCGGGATTCCTCGTTCCCGACCTGCTTCGGCAACTCCGTGACCTCGGGTCAGGTCAGCCGCTCCACGTCGGCAACCTGTCTACGGCCCGCGACTACACGGATGTCCGGGATGTGGCGCGTGCATACCTCGCGCTGGCGGCAGCCGACCATCTCCCGCACACTCTCTACAACGTCGCGTCGGGAGTTGCCCGCACGGGACGAGAGCTCTTATCGAAGCTTTGCGACGCCGTCGGCATTCCCGTACCGCCGCTCGAAGTCGACGCTAGCCGGATCCGCGCCGCCGATCCGGCGCGAATCGTCGGCGACGCGACCCGTCTGCGCGACGACCTCGGCTGGGCGCCGCGGATCCCGTTTTCGCAGACGATCGCCGACACGATCGACGACTGA
- a CDS encoding DUF2304 domain-containing protein: protein MIVAAGIIFALLVLALIVGLLLRRSLREKYAVLWIVIGLAILILALFPSLLVGLSNLFGVAVPSNLIFALAIVLLVGVALHLSWELSHAEDEVRRLAEDVAILRADLEDIRAAAAASGVGPEHGSTEEERGAVADDERD, encoded by the coding sequence ATGATCGTCGCCGCGGGCATCATCTTCGCCCTCCTGGTCCTGGCCCTCATCGTGGGCCTTCTCCTGCGGCGGAGCCTGCGCGAGAAGTATGCGGTGCTGTGGATCGTCATCGGACTGGCGATCCTGATCCTCGCTCTTTTCCCTTCACTCCTGGTCGGGCTTTCAAACCTCTTTGGCGTCGCCGTTCCGTCCAATCTCATCTTCGCGCTCGCGATCGTGCTGCTGGTCGGGGTAGCACTACACCTGTCGTGGGAGTTGTCGCACGCTGAGGACGAAGTGCGTCGGCTCGCGGAAGACGTCGCGATTCTGCGCGCGGACCTGGAGGACATCCGAGCGGCCGCGGCCGCATCGGGAGTTGGCCCAGAGCACGGATCTACGGAAGAGGAACGGGGCGCAGTCGCGGATGACGAGCGCGACTGA
- a CDS encoding glycosyltransferase family 2 protein: MPAVDAERILVIVPAWNEAANVGTTIREILACDEPYDVVVVDDGSTDQTGAQARAAGARVLPLAFNIGVGGAMRTGFTYAQRHGYQYAIQVDADGQHNPEDIARVLDGLATADISIGARFADVGDYAVGGPRRWAMIFLASVVSRVARTRLTDVTSGFRAANRRAIDQYVRYYPAEYLGDTVDSLVSALHAGLTVVQVPVAMRERVHGKPSQNPLGASVYLLRSVFALSLALLRGTRRANEASA; this comes from the coding sequence ATGCCCGCCGTCGATGCCGAAAGGATTCTCGTGATCGTTCCCGCATGGAACGAGGCGGCGAACGTCGGGACCACCATCCGCGAAATTCTTGCATGCGACGAGCCGTACGACGTGGTCGTTGTCGATGACGGCTCGACCGATCAGACCGGCGCGCAGGCGCGCGCTGCAGGTGCCCGAGTTCTGCCGCTCGCATTCAACATCGGCGTCGGCGGAGCGATGCGGACCGGCTTCACGTATGCGCAGCGGCACGGCTACCAATACGCGATACAGGTCGACGCGGATGGTCAGCACAATCCCGAGGACATCGCCAGAGTGCTGGACGGTCTCGCGACCGCAGACATCTCGATCGGTGCGCGGTTCGCCGACGTCGGAGACTACGCGGTCGGCGGACCTCGCAGGTGGGCGATGATCTTCCTCGCGAGCGTGGTGAGTCGTGTGGCCAGGACGAGGCTCACAGATGTGACGAGCGGCTTCCGCGCGGCGAACCGTCGAGCCATCGATCAGTATGTCCGTTACTACCCCGCTGAGTATCTCGGCGATACGGTCGATTCCCTGGTGAGTGCCCTGCACGCGGGCCTCACCGTCGTGCAAGTGCCGGTGGCGATGCGAGAACGGGTCCATGGCAAGCCGAGTCAGAACCCTCTCGGCGCGAGCGTCTATCTGCTCCGTTCGGTTTTCGCACTCTCCCTGGCTCTCTTGCGCGGAACTCGTCGGGCGAACGAGGCCTCCGCATGA
- a CDS encoding DUF2142 domain-containing protein, which produces MTTRKTAVGHRIAWIAVPFLLLLTLVAWAFASPLGASPDDDFHMPSIWCGLGEKPGMCELTDDPLTRVVPASLTNASCFAFHPDQSADCWDPSLVSLVETERLNTGQYPAVFYATMGLFASNDVQTSVLLMRIFNSALAVGVITAVFWALPRRLRAVPVAAALGASVPLGLFIIPSVNPSSWAFLSAVTVFASLLGAVESTGRRRWVLSALALAGALIGAGARADAAAYTVLAILVVAVMGARLQRRLLIPAVTAVLICVLSLVLYLSASQGGALISGLPGITEPLTVGDLVANLLNIPSLWSGALGGWSLGWLDTPLPSVVEFFSLVVAGGVIFVGTRSVSLRRWLAIGIAGGALWLVPFVLLARSNAVVGEQIQPRYILPLLVLFLAAVSAADGGWRWWRGPRLAIAAALLAVAGSVALHTNIRRYTTGLDDMAIDPGYQSEWWWTNIPPAGVVWVVGSISFAGALALLCFVSWRAGVTAGARDAGGADISSDDSVERGRGGSPTPPTENLRSGTGGAASRNPPAKPPSDPLQV; this is translated from the coding sequence ATGACCACCCGGAAGACCGCCGTCGGCCACCGGATCGCCTGGATCGCCGTTCCGTTCCTGCTCCTGCTCACACTCGTCGCTTGGGCATTCGCGTCGCCGTTGGGGGCGAGTCCCGACGACGATTTCCACATGCCGTCGATCTGGTGCGGTCTGGGCGAGAAGCCCGGGATGTGCGAGTTGACGGACGATCCGTTGACACGTGTCGTCCCGGCATCGCTCACAAACGCGAGCTGCTTCGCTTTCCACCCGGACCAGAGCGCTGACTGCTGGGATCCGTCGCTGGTGAGCCTCGTGGAAACCGAACGTCTGAACACCGGTCAATATCCGGCGGTCTTCTACGCGACAATGGGTCTGTTCGCGTCAAACGACGTGCAGACCTCTGTGCTCCTGATGCGCATCTTCAACTCCGCTCTTGCGGTTGGAGTGATCACCGCGGTGTTCTGGGCCCTCCCGCGACGCCTTCGGGCGGTGCCCGTCGCGGCTGCGCTGGGAGCGAGCGTACCCCTCGGACTGTTCATCATTCCGTCGGTGAACCCATCGTCGTGGGCATTCCTCTCCGCGGTGACGGTATTCGCCTCTCTCCTGGGCGCCGTTGAATCCACAGGCCGCCGGCGCTGGGTTCTCTCTGCGCTGGCGCTTGCAGGCGCGCTGATCGGTGCAGGCGCCCGAGCGGATGCCGCTGCATACACCGTGCTGGCGATTCTCGTCGTCGCGGTGATGGGCGCTCGTCTGCAGAGACGACTCTTGATCCCGGCGGTGACCGCAGTCCTGATCTGTGTGCTCTCGCTCGTCCTGTACCTTTCGGCGAGTCAGGGTGGCGCGCTCATCTCCGGTCTCCCGGGCATCACCGAGCCGCTCACCGTCGGCGACCTCGTCGCGAACCTTCTCAACATTCCTTCCCTGTGGAGCGGCGCTCTGGGCGGATGGTCACTCGGCTGGCTGGACACGCCGTTGCCGTCCGTGGTCGAGTTCTTCTCGCTCGTCGTCGCCGGAGGCGTCATCTTCGTGGGCACCCGATCCGTGAGCCTCCGTCGATGGCTCGCCATCGGGATCGCGGGCGGGGCGCTGTGGCTCGTGCCGTTCGTTCTTCTCGCGCGCTCGAATGCGGTCGTCGGCGAGCAGATCCAGCCGCGCTACATCCTTCCGCTTCTCGTTCTCTTCCTCGCGGCGGTTTCAGCTGCTGACGGAGGCTGGCGGTGGTGGCGTGGTCCTCGACTGGCAATCGCCGCGGCGTTGCTCGCAGTGGCGGGCTCGGTCGCGTTGCACACGAATATCCGTCGGTACACGACTGGCCTCGACGACATGGCCATCGACCCGGGTTATCAGTCTGAGTGGTGGTGGACCAACATCCCGCCGGCCGGAGTCGTGTGGGTTGTCGGTTCCATCTCTTTTGCTGGCGCGCTGGCATTGTTGTGCTTCGTCAGTTGGCGAGCCGGCGTGACGGCCGGTGCGCGGGATGCAGGGGGCGCTGACATTTCCTCCGACGATTCGGTTGAACGGGGCCGGGGCGGTTCGCCGACCCCACCGACTGAGAACCTGCGGTCAGGAACCGGCGGTGCGGCGTCGCGGAACCCACCCGCGAAGCCGCCGAGCGATCCGCTGCAGGTCTGA
- a CDS encoding glycosyltransferase family 2 protein produces MPESLARVGIVVRTKNRPGLLTRALDDIAAQDYADWAVLIVNDGGDGGTVDAAVAALAPEVRGRIQVNHNPTSLGRSAAANQGVTGLGTEFVVLHDDDDLWHPAFLARTVGWLDAHPADIGVAARTEIVYEEQRADGGFAEVGRAPFWSDVHEILYSDLLAVNRFVPIAYLYRRKLHDEVGLYREDIHAAEDWEFNLRTAIGHSIGFLDGPPLAFWMQRIGVDGALGNSMFTLAHDHVAFDRLIRDEALREYAAAHGPGLALYLTDYIDGAVRDAVRDVLREELGRELDKRPSDLQRIARRLRGWVPRRRTAGS; encoded by the coding sequence GTGCCAGAGAGCCTTGCTCGCGTCGGAATCGTCGTCCGCACAAAGAACCGGCCCGGGCTGTTGACCCGTGCCCTGGACGACATCGCTGCTCAGGACTACGCCGATTGGGCCGTCCTCATCGTGAACGACGGTGGCGACGGTGGGACTGTGGATGCTGCCGTCGCCGCCCTCGCACCGGAGGTGCGCGGGCGGATCCAGGTGAATCACAATCCGACGTCGCTCGGGAGGTCAGCCGCGGCCAACCAAGGTGTGACCGGGCTTGGCACGGAATTCGTCGTACTCCACGACGATGACGACCTCTGGCATCCGGCGTTTCTCGCGCGCACTGTCGGGTGGCTGGACGCACACCCGGCGGACATCGGCGTCGCAGCGAGAACCGAGATCGTCTACGAAGAGCAGCGGGCGGACGGAGGATTTGCCGAGGTCGGGCGGGCACCCTTCTGGTCGGATGTGCACGAGATCCTGTACTCGGACCTTCTCGCCGTCAACCGATTCGTGCCGATCGCGTACCTCTATCGTCGCAAGCTGCACGATGAAGTCGGTCTCTACCGAGAGGACATCCATGCAGCTGAGGACTGGGAGTTCAACCTCCGAACGGCCATCGGCCACAGTATCGGGTTCCTGGACGGGCCACCCCTGGCGTTCTGGATGCAGCGCATCGGCGTTGACGGAGCACTCGGCAACAGCATGTTCACCCTGGCGCACGACCACGTCGCTTTCGATCGGCTGATTCGCGACGAGGCGCTCCGCGAGTACGCTGCGGCCCACGGACCAGGTCTCGCGCTCTACCTGACCGACTACATCGACGGCGCTGTCCGCGACGCAGTACGCGACGTGCTTCGTGAGGAATTGGGCCGCGAGCTGGACAAGCGTCCCTCAGACCTGCAGCGGATCGCTCGGCGGCTTCGCGGGTGGGTTCCGCGACGCCGCACCGCCGGTTCCTGA
- a CDS encoding glycosyltransferase family protein → MLRRVRALWRKARESPRLRPLLDFVDRCWWARAILRAHIVDVDFVAAQGTRLTARAAVQAYVRGGFRTGMSLNPLFMEELVSTQLADADRVPALYAYAVGDVDRIVTSVIWDSVAYARAFPDSVDARGGPLGHAWRGARASGRIDLGTTDHPEIHRWAEVHRVAISAAERSSRPDRADLHPAIANIVLLSRIARDEEPGRPLVAAMEMSHLAEADVVIAVADEATDAWVAASLMSLRLPRFQVVLDTEDIVDRVAARAPASAVVVVRGERADVSAQTLIDLAESAVHGQVAPLWVALDGTIASAGIIAHGSRTAHLLAGHPIEDAGRLGSSIEVIGTAGTTFARPVTSSTAPSTTRLDLISRAPAHKSEPEPTDAPDTDLAGILSPLGFDVLGWDGRRPTLSRRRSLVRLPDGSEVSSLRWALKIVAPPGRVGEAWGDTHFARGLADALRRLGQEVVIDAYDARQRPTVYLDDVVVALRGPEPFSPQPNAFSILWIISHPDQITADEVRNFDVVYAGSHEWARSASHRFSRPIETLLQCTDAHRFRPLTGRRTKDIVFVGTARGIPRPSVLEPIAAGIPVRVYGPDWRGWIPARSIIATGIANSELPELYGSAAVVLNDHWPAMRDAGFISNRLYDVVAAGGRAISDHVEGIAETFGGAVRTYGSVGELVELMQGDLDALFPDEAELRTISDRIRTDHSFDARARTLLDAALRGVDPSTSVG, encoded by the coding sequence GTGCTCCGCCGCGTCCGCGCCCTCTGGCGAAAGGCACGCGAATCCCCGCGCCTGCGCCCCCTCCTCGACTTCGTCGATCGATGTTGGTGGGCTCGTGCCATCCTGCGCGCCCACATCGTCGATGTGGATTTCGTCGCGGCTCAGGGCACCCGACTCACCGCTCGAGCGGCAGTGCAGGCGTACGTCCGCGGCGGCTTCCGTACTGGCATGAGCCTGAATCCGCTCTTCATGGAGGAACTCGTCTCGACACAGCTCGCCGACGCCGATCGGGTGCCCGCGCTGTATGCGTACGCCGTCGGCGATGTCGATCGAATCGTTACGAGCGTCATCTGGGACTCGGTCGCGTACGCGCGCGCATTCCCGGATTCCGTCGATGCACGCGGAGGCCCATTAGGACATGCGTGGCGCGGTGCGCGAGCGAGCGGTCGGATCGACCTCGGTACTACCGATCACCCCGAAATACACAGGTGGGCTGAGGTGCATCGGGTAGCAATCTCCGCAGCGGAGCGGTCGAGCCGACCAGATCGGGCAGATCTGCATCCGGCGATCGCGAACATTGTCCTGCTGAGTCGGATCGCTCGCGATGAAGAGCCGGGGCGCCCGCTCGTCGCAGCGATGGAGATGTCACACCTCGCCGAAGCAGACGTCGTCATCGCTGTCGCCGATGAAGCGACGGATGCGTGGGTCGCCGCCTCCCTGATGTCCTTGCGACTCCCTCGCTTCCAGGTAGTCCTCGACACGGAGGACATCGTCGACCGCGTGGCAGCACGTGCACCCGCAAGCGCTGTGGTCGTCGTGCGGGGCGAACGCGCCGATGTATCCGCACAGACCCTTATCGATCTTGCGGAATCAGCTGTCCATGGGCAGGTCGCCCCGCTGTGGGTCGCGTTGGACGGGACGATCGCCTCCGCCGGGATCATCGCGCACGGATCCCGGACTGCGCATCTTCTCGCCGGTCATCCCATCGAGGACGCGGGTCGCCTCGGCTCCTCCATCGAGGTGATCGGCACGGCGGGAACGACGTTCGCAAGACCGGTGACGTCGTCGACCGCACCGTCCACCACACGGCTCGATCTGATATCTCGTGCCCCTGCGCACAAGTCCGAACCGGAGCCGACGGATGCGCCCGACACGGATCTGGCCGGGATCCTGTCCCCGCTCGGCTTCGATGTGCTCGGATGGGACGGGCGCCGTCCGACGCTGAGCCGTCGGCGGTCCTTAGTGCGGCTTCCCGACGGCTCCGAGGTGTCTTCGCTGCGCTGGGCGCTGAAGATCGTGGCACCGCCGGGGCGCGTCGGCGAGGCGTGGGGGGACACGCATTTCGCGCGTGGACTCGCCGACGCGCTGAGACGACTCGGGCAGGAGGTGGTTATCGACGCCTACGACGCCCGACAACGCCCGACCGTCTACCTCGACGACGTCGTCGTGGCTCTCAGAGGCCCGGAGCCGTTCTCGCCCCAACCGAACGCATTTTCGATCCTCTGGATCATCAGTCATCCCGACCAGATCACGGCGGACGAGGTCCGGAACTTCGATGTCGTCTACGCGGGATCGCACGAGTGGGCGCGATCGGCCAGCCACCGATTCAGTCGTCCCATCGAAACGCTCTTGCAATGCACCGATGCGCATCGGTTCCGCCCGTTAACCGGAAGGCGAACGAAGGACATCGTATTCGTCGGGACCGCGCGCGGGATTCCACGACCCTCCGTTTTGGAGCCGATCGCCGCGGGCATCCCGGTGCGCGTCTACGGACCGGATTGGCGAGGCTGGATACCTGCCCGCTCGATCATCGCGACCGGAATCGCCAACAGCGAACTCCCGGAGCTCTACGGGTCAGCGGCGGTCGTGTTGAACGATCACTGGCCGGCCATGCGGGATGCGGGCTTCATATCGAATCGCCTGTACGACGTCGTTGCTGCCGGCGGGCGAGCCATCAGCGATCACGTCGAAGGGATCGCCGAGACCTTCGGCGGAGCGGTGCGCACCTACGGGTCGGTAGGTGAACTCGTCGAGCTTATGCAGGGTGACCTCGATGCACTGTTCCCTGATGAGGCCGAACTGCGCACGATCTCCGATCGGATTCGCACCGACCACTCCTTCGATGCGCGTGCCCGAACGCTGCTTGATGCAGCCCTTCGAGGGGTCGATCCGTCAACTTCGGTCGGGTGA
- a CDS encoding ABC transporter ATP-binding protein has protein sequence MQRHETTGPEIVRLDAVTKVFTIRRDNSLKDRIVHFGRLGQAYRQEFVAVDDASLSITAGTTVGLLGANGSGKSTLLKLIGGILAPTKGTVHTRGRMAALLELGAGFHPDLSGRENVHLNASILGLSRSEIEAQFDAIVEFSGVGEFIETAVKFYSSGMYVRLAFAVAVHTDPDILLVDEVLAVGDEAFQRKCMDRIQQFRAEGRTIILVSHSAQQVAELCDRGIVLEDGKVVYDGETNGAISALRDALDGRRVGEPRGDETVHPIQVKSIELLSRDGVATTEYVVGDPLTIRINVDALRPMERWAVGFSIDTPLGHMVLASNTDLLEHRLEPISEPTSVDLTIAALNLGAGQYYVNANAAGISEPSSHGLQQGARFTVVNDEHTVGTVAARVSVAESPDRS, from the coding sequence ATGCAGAGGCATGAGACCACAGGCCCGGAGATCGTCCGGCTCGACGCAGTGACCAAGGTGTTCACCATCCGGCGGGACAACAGTCTGAAAGACCGCATCGTGCACTTTGGCCGACTCGGTCAGGCTTATCGGCAGGAGTTCGTCGCGGTTGACGACGCGTCGCTGTCCATCACTGCCGGAACGACGGTCGGTCTGCTCGGGGCGAATGGATCGGGGAAAAGCACTCTACTCAAACTCATCGGCGGCATTCTGGCGCCCACGAAAGGCACCGTTCACACGCGAGGGCGGATGGCTGCTTTGCTTGAGCTGGGCGCCGGGTTCCATCCCGACCTCAGCGGCCGCGAGAATGTCCACCTCAACGCCTCAATCCTCGGCCTCTCGCGCAGCGAGATCGAGGCGCAGTTCGACGCGATCGTCGAGTTCAGCGGCGTCGGCGAGTTCATCGAGACGGCCGTCAAGTTCTACTCGTCGGGCATGTACGTCCGGCTTGCGTTCGCGGTGGCTGTACACACCGATCCAGACATCCTCCTCGTGGACGAGGTGCTCGCCGTCGGCGATGAGGCGTTCCAGCGCAAGTGCATGGATCGCATCCAGCAATTCCGCGCGGAAGGCCGCACCATTATTCTCGTAAGTCACTCTGCGCAGCAGGTGGCAGAGCTCTGCGATCGAGGAATCGTTCTAGAGGACGGAAAAGTCGTCTATGACGGCGAGACCAACGGCGCGATCAGCGCACTGCGTGACGCGCTCGATGGGAGACGTGTCGGTGAGCCGCGCGGCGATGAGACAGTGCACCCGATCCAGGTGAAGTCCATCGAGCTGCTCAGCCGGGACGGGGTGGCCACGACCGAGTACGTCGTGGGGGATCCGCTCACCATTCGGATCAACGTCGATGCGCTCCGACCCATGGAACGCTGGGCGGTCGGCTTCAGCATCGATACACCCCTGGGGCACATGGTGCTGGCCTCTAATACGGATCTGCTCGAACACAGGCTGGAGCCGATTTCGGAGCCCACGAGCGTCGACCTGACTATCGCTGCCCTCAATCTCGGCGCCGGGCAGTACTACGTGAACGCCAATGCGGCGGGCATCAGCGAGCCCAGTAGTCATGGCTTGCAACAGGGTGCTCGCTTCACGGTTGTGAACGATGAGCACACGGTCGGCACTGTGGCGGCACGGGTCTCTGTCGCAGAGTCACCCGACCGAAGTTGA
- a CDS encoding ABC transporter permease, whose amino-acid sequence MGTSARFARLAAEPFSTIDSRGLRTRGRAGKIGEIFDRRHLLDLLIRRDLQARYRDSFLGFLWTVIRPLIQFLMYFIVLGQFLRAAEGIDDFAIYLFSGLTLFTFFNDMVSGSTSSLILNSGLVKKIYLPREIFPLASIGGAAFMFAVQLIVLFVAALIFQALPGPAMMLWFFPSVLLMLIYGIAFGLLLSAVNVYLRDIQYLTEVVLMLAMWGSPIVYSWGMVVDVFYRFDLPAWLLEVYAANPLTLAVLGFHKAFWGAGTPADYPPDLGLRMAIAGAVGLVILWISHRVFTRLQGNFAQEL is encoded by the coding sequence TTGGGAACTTCGGCACGATTCGCACGGCTGGCAGCCGAGCCCTTCTCGACCATCGACAGCAGAGGTCTGCGCACGCGCGGGCGAGCCGGCAAGATCGGTGAGATCTTCGACCGTCGGCACCTGCTCGACCTCCTGATCCGGCGAGACCTCCAGGCCCGCTATCGCGACAGCTTTCTCGGATTCCTGTGGACCGTGATCCGTCCGTTGATCCAGTTCCTCATGTATTTCATCGTGCTCGGACAGTTTCTGCGCGCCGCTGAGGGAATCGATGATTTCGCGATCTACCTGTTCTCCGGACTCACCCTCTTCACGTTCTTCAACGACATGGTCTCCGGCTCGACGAGTTCGCTGATCTTGAACAGCGGGCTCGTGAAGAAGATCTATCTGCCGCGCGAGATCTTCCCGCTAGCCAGCATCGGGGGCGCCGCGTTCATGTTCGCTGTGCAGCTGATCGTGCTTTTTGTCGCTGCATTGATCTTCCAGGCGCTGCCCGGTCCCGCCATGATGCTCTGGTTCTTCCCCTCCGTGCTCCTTATGCTCATCTACGGGATCGCATTCGGTCTCCTCCTCTCGGCGGTGAACGTCTACCTGCGCGACATTCAGTACCTCACCGAGGTCGTGCTGATGCTCGCCATGTGGGGGTCCCCGATCGTGTACTCGTGGGGAATGGTCGTCGACGTGTTCTACCGCTTCGACCTGCCTGCGTGGCTGCTCGAGGTCTACGCGGCGAACCCGCTCACCCTGGCGGTCCTGGGTTTCCATAAGGCCTTTTGGGGAGCCGGCACCCCCGCTGACTATCCGCCGGACCTCGGCCTCCGCATGGCGATCGCCGGAGCGGTCGGTTTGGTGATCCTCTGGATCTCGCACCGGGTGTTCACGCGCCTCCAGGGCAACTTCGCGCAGGAGCTGTGA
- a CDS encoding rhamnan synthesis F family protein, protein MTATSSGMVFPSAGKRLLIYVVWDRRGQVDDFIPVALAGLRQHAETVLVVVNGALSAEGRAKLAPVSDEILVRTNTGFDIGAHRDALRHVGERIAQFDEVVLTNDTWFGPIRPWSPVLARMNSRAVHFWGLTDHARESPNPFTGEGILPYHLQSYWIAVRREMFLSEAWRDYWRDLPAMDGYFDAVLKHEVVFTEHFAELGFTHAAAFPLSDYDTENPSLFNAEQLIDDGCPILKRRPFFHWPPFLDVHAVVGRWTLAKVASHGFPMEVIWQNLARNVPPKILNADAGMLEVLPDVDVAYDQNRPMSIVVIAHIFYDEMTDEILDRADGLPGPYDLVVTTPDPERAARIEAIIARRRGASDGRSEVRIVESNDGRDQSAFLIGCRDLLLGHAYDLVVKLHSKKTPQDGFNVGRHFKEQQFDNLLRNPGYIANLMALFQREEGLGIVYPPMIHIGYPTLGRAWWANKPNFERVADELGIRVPLDDVSPLAPYGSMFIARPQALRLLAQHPWTYEQFGGEDAYRDGGLAHVLERMPSYAAGESGYHTRTVSTFDYMSISHTALEFKLDEMSFTIPGNAYEKIDFLRHSGWVGTGSARDIWRMYRRRNNPAIVERAVAVVEPLRRIARRLRGMLRRD, encoded by the coding sequence ATGACGGCGACATCGTCGGGAATGGTGTTTCCGTCCGCTGGTAAGCGGCTGCTCATCTATGTCGTGTGGGATCGACGCGGTCAGGTCGACGATTTCATTCCGGTTGCTCTGGCGGGTCTGCGCCAGCATGCGGAGACGGTGCTGGTGGTGGTGAACGGCGCGTTGTCGGCGGAAGGGCGAGCCAAGCTGGCGCCAGTGTCTGATGAGATCCTGGTCCGCACCAACACGGGGTTCGACATCGGCGCTCACCGTGATGCTCTGCGACATGTCGGCGAGCGGATCGCGCAGTTCGACGAGGTGGTCCTCACCAACGACACCTGGTTCGGGCCGATCCGGCCTTGGTCGCCTGTGCTGGCACGGATGAATTCGCGGGCGGTCCACTTCTGGGGACTGACGGACCACGCGAGAGAGTCTCCTAATCCCTTCACAGGCGAGGGGATCCTGCCCTATCACCTGCAGTCGTACTGGATCGCGGTACGTCGCGAGATGTTCTTATCGGAGGCGTGGCGGGACTACTGGCGCGATCTGCCCGCGATGGACGGCTATTTCGACGCCGTACTCAAACACGAGGTCGTGTTCACCGAGCACTTCGCCGAACTCGGCTTCACTCACGCTGCGGCCTTCCCACTGAGCGATTACGACACCGAGAATCCGTCGTTGTTCAATGCCGAGCAGCTGATCGACGACGGCTGCCCCATACTCAAGCGACGTCCGTTCTTCCACTGGCCACCGTTCTTGGACGTCCACGCTGTCGTCGGTCGCTGGACGCTCGCAAAGGTCGCGTCGCACGGATTCCCGATGGAGGTGATCTGGCAGAATCTCGCGCGCAACGTGCCACCGAAGATCCTCAATGCGGATGCCGGCATGTTGGAGGTGCTTCCCGACGTCGATGTCGCCTACGACCAGAATCGTCCGATGAGCATCGTGGTCATCGCGCACATCTTCTATGACGAGATGACCGACGAGATCCTCGACCGCGCAGACGGTCTGCCGGGACCGTACGACCTCGTCGTGACCACGCCGGACCCGGAGCGCGCCGCTCGCATCGAAGCGATCATCGCGCGTCGCCGCGGAGCGAGCGACGGACGAAGCGAGGTGCGAATCGTCGAATCGAATGACGGGCGCGATCAGAGCGCCTTCCTGATCGGTTGCCGCGATCTGCTGCTCGGCCATGCGTACGATCTGGTCGTGAAGCTCCACTCGAAAAAGACACCGCAGGACGGGTTCAACGTCGGTCGTCACTTCAAGGAACAGCAATTCGACAATCTCCTGCGAAATCCGGGCTACATCGCAAACCTGATGGCCCTTTTCCAGCGAGAGGAAGGTCTGGGCATCGTCTACCCGCCGATGATCCACATCGGTTATCCGACTCTGGGGCGGGCGTGGTGGGCGAACAAGCCGAATTTTGAGCGCGTGGCCGACGAATTGGGGATTCGGGTGCCGCTGGACGACGTCTCGCCGCTCGCGCCGTACGGATCGATGTTCATCGCGCGACCTCAGGCGCTGCGGCTGCTCGCGCAGCATCCCTGGACCTACGAACAGTTCGGCGGCGAGGATGCGTATCGTGACGGCGGCCTTGCCCACGTTCTGGAGCGCATGCCCTCGTACGCCGCCGGTGAATCGGGCTACCACACGCGTACCGTCTCGACGTTCGACTACATGTCGATCAGTCACACCGCGCTGGAGTTCAAGCTGGACGAGATGTCCTTCACCATACCCGGCAACGCATACGAGAAGATCGACTTCCTCCGCCACTCCGGCTGGGTCGGAACAGGATCGGCGCGCGACATCTGGCGGATGTACCGGCGGCGCAACAACCCGGCGATCGTGGAGAGAGCAGTCGCTGTAGTAGAACCGCTCCGCCGTATCGCCCGACGCCTGCGCGGAATGCTCCGCCGCGACTGA